Proteins encoded in a region of the Bartonella taylorii genome:
- the recA gene encoding recombinase RecA codes for MDKTKALDAALSQIERSFGKGSIMRLGQKEQVVEIETIPTGSLSLDIALGVGGLPKGRIVEIYGPESSGKTTLALHAIAEAQKIGGICAFIDAEHALDPIYARKLGVDLENLFISQPDTGEQALEITETLVRSGAVDVLVVDSVAALTPRAEIDGEMGDALPGLQARLMSKALRKLTAAIFRSNCMVIFINQIRMKIGVMFGSPETTTGGNALKFYASVRLDIRRIGSIKDRDMIVGNQTRVKVVKNKLAPPFKQVEFDIIYGEGISKVGELIDLGVKVGVVEKSGAWFSYNSQRLGQGRENAKQFLRDHVEIATEIETALRQNAGLIAIELLENVGAESIENDEEI; via the coding sequence GTGGATAAAACAAAAGCTCTCGATGCTGCTCTCTCACAAATTGAACGTTCTTTTGGTAAAGGCTCAATTATGCGTCTTGGGCAAAAAGAGCAGGTTGTTGAAATTGAAACAATTCCAACGGGCTCATTATCCTTGGATATTGCTTTGGGTGTTGGTGGATTACCGAAGGGGCGTATTGTTGAGATTTATGGACCAGAAAGTTCTGGAAAAACAACATTGGCTCTTCATGCTATTGCTGAGGCACAGAAAATTGGTGGGATTTGTGCTTTTATTGATGCGGAGCATGCTCTTGATCCTATTTATGCGCGTAAGCTTGGTGTTGATTTAGAAAATTTGTTCATTTCTCAACCCGATACTGGTGAACAAGCACTGGAAATTACAGAAACGTTGGTTCGTTCTGGTGCTGTTGATGTACTTGTTGTTGATTCTGTAGCGGCTTTGACGCCACGGGCGGAAATTGATGGTGAAATGGGTGATGCTTTACCTGGGCTGCAGGCTCGGTTAATGAGTAAAGCGTTGCGAAAACTAACAGCAGCAATTTTTCGCTCTAACTGTATGGTTATCTTTATTAATCAAATTCGCATGAAAATTGGTGTCATGTTTGGTTCTCCCGAAACGACAACAGGCGGAAACGCTTTAAAGTTTTATGCTTCTGTTCGTTTAGATATTCGTCGTATTGGATCTATTAAAGATCGGGATATGATTGTTGGTAATCAGACACGTGTTAAAGTTGTCAAAAATAAATTGGCTCCTCCGTTTAAGCAAGTTGAATTTGATATTATTTATGGTGAAGGCATTTCCAAAGTAGGTGAGTTAATTGATTTGGGTGTCAAAGTTGGCGTTGTGGAAAAATCTGGTGCATGGTTTTCTTATAATTCTCAGCGTTTAGGGCAGGGACGGGAAAATGCGAAGCAGTTTTTACGCGATCACGTAGAAATAGCTACAGAAATCGAGACAGCTTTGCGTCAAAATGCTGGTCTGATTGCGATTGAATTGTTAGAAAATGTAGGGGCAGAAAGTATAGAAAACGATGAAGAAATTTGA